GCCTGGACGGCCTATCAGCCGCTTGATGTAGTCCACCTCCACCGGGCCCGCCGTCGGCGGGCACTTGAAGACGACGATGTCGCCGCGCTTCGGCTCGGTAAAACGGTAGACGAACTTGTTGACGAGGATGTGATCCCGTTCTCTAAGGGTCGGCTCCATCGAGCCGGACGGGATGAAGAACGCCTGCACGATGAACGGCCGGATGAGCAGAAACACGAGCGCGACGGCAAGCAGGGCCGATTCGGCAAACTCCGCCGCGGACCTGGCAGCCGGCGACCGGTATCTGCGCAGTACCAGACGTATTACGAACAGGACGCCGATGATCGCGAGAACGTACTCGATCGGCATGTTCGCGAGCCACTCTGTTACGCCATTCATTTCCTGGGTTTGTCTGCTTCCTTGATTCGGGTGGCTTTGCCAACCTTGTCACGCAGATAGAAGAGCTTGGCGCGCCGGACTGCGCCCCGTCTGGCAACCTCGATTCGCGCGACCTTGGGGCTGTTTACGAGGAAAGTGCGCTCGACCCCGATGCCGTGCGATATCTTGCGGGCGGTGAAGCTCTCGCGGACGGCGTCGTGGCGCTTGGCGATGACGATGCCTTCGAATACCTGGATGCGCTCCTTGCCGCCCTCGACCACGCGGACATGTACCTTGACCGTGTCGCCGATGTTGAAATCCGGCTTCTCGGCCTTCAGCTGTTCTTTCTCGATTTCCTGGATGATAGTTGTCATGGCTTGCCTTTCGTTCGGAGGGGATACGGACCGTACCGCACCCCACCGCTATTCCCTCTCTTCTGAGTTATCCGACTCCTGCAGTTCGCTGAGAAGACGCCGATCCGACTCCGACAGAGTCGCCTCCGCCAGCAGGTCAGGGCGACGGGCAAGGGTGCGCCTGAGCGACTCCCGCCTGCGCCATTTCGCAATCTCGGCGTGGTGACCGGACAGAAGCACCTCCGGTATCGTCCAGCCCCGGAAATCGGCCGGCCGGGTATATTGCGGGTACTCCAGCAGGCCCTCCGAGAAGGACTCTTCGAGCGCCGACTGCTCGTCTCCGAGGACCCCGGGCATCAGCCTTATCACGGCATCGAGGATTACGAGCGCCGGCAACTCACCACCGGTTAGTACGTAATCCCCGATAGACAGTTCCTCCGCAACGAGATGCTCCCTGACTCGCTCGTCCACGCCTTCGTAGTGGCCGCAGATGAAAACCAGGTGCGGGCACTGGGACAGTTCGGCGGCCCTGGCCTGTGTGAACACCTCGCCCTGCGGCGAAGTCAGGATGATCTTGCTCTGTTCGGTCCAGTATTCGTTTTTGACATGCTCGGCGGCCGCGAATATCGGCTCCGGCTTCATAACCATCCCGGCGCCACCGCCGTAAGGTGGCTCGTCGGTGGTACGATGTTTGTCCGTGGTGTAATCACGGAGATCATGCACGAAGACCGAGAGCAGTCCTTTGTCCCGTGCCCTCTTCACGATGCTGTAGTCCACGCCGCCGTGGACGACCTCGGGAAAGATGGTCAGGACGTCTATCCGCATTCGGTTATTCCTGCACGAGGCCTTCGACGGCCTTGACGACTATCTGCTTTTTCGAAAGGTCAACGCTTACGACAAACTCCCTTACCGCCGGGATCATCGCGCGCGGCGTGACATACACATCGTTCGCCGATCCGGTCAGCACCTGCTCGACCTTTCCGAGATCCTCGCCGTCCGTGGTCAGCACGCCGAGGCCAACGATGTCGTGTATATAATAACGCCCCTCTTCGAGCGGCACGAGGTCGCCTCTCCGGATACGAATCTCCATGCCGCGAAGCCCATCCGCGGCGGTGATATCGTCAACGCCCTCAAACTTGATCAGCACGAGTCCCTTGTGAAACCGGACGCTCTCGATCACCCACATCCGCCCGTCCGACTCCGTGCCGAGATACGCCTGCGCCAGTTCGGAAAACCTCTCCGGAAAGTCCGTGAGAGGAAACACCTTCACCTCTCCCTTGAGGCCGAAGGGAGAGGTTATCTTGCCTATCACGACATCCCACGTGTCGGCGCTCATCGGGCGTTTCGTATCTCCACTATCACATCGTCCTTCACGAGCACTTCGGTCTCAAGCAGTTTCTCCGCAAGGTTGTCGCCGACGTTCAGTTCGGACAAGCCTTCGAGCGCGGTATGCGGATGCTCGGAGCCGATCTCCATGTTGCGCACCTCGGCCAGCCTGGCCGAGAGGCTCGTCTTCGCCTGCTCCTGGCGCATTTGTTGACGGGTCAGTTTCTCGCGGAACTCGGCCGCGCGCGCAGAATCCGCGCCCTCCAGGTCGGCAAGATACTGCCGTCCCTGCACCTCGAGCTGATGGAGGGAGGCCTCCACCTTACTCAGCGCCTGGGAGAGCTGCGAGATCAAGCGATCTTTGTACTCAGCGGTTACTACCGCCTTGACGACGACCTTGCTTCGGACAAGCATCGCCGCTAAGGAATGATCTCGAGGTAGACGCGGCGCTTGTTTCGCATCGCGGCGGCCTTTGCCACCGTGCGGAGCGCATTCGCGATCTTGCCCTGCTTGCCGATCACCTTGCCCAGATCCTCGGAAGCAACCCTGATCTCGAAAGTGGTTGATTCGGGCCCCTCGATCTCGGAGATGTTCACCTGGTCAGGATCATCAACCAGCGCTTTGACGAGATACTCGATCATGTCCTTCAATCCTATCACTCCTTTCCGGAGCAGGGTGAAGGCATTCAAGACGCGGAAAGGGCTCAAAGAGCGGCATTTCGGCCGATCGAACTCCGGCCGACTTGAGGCTCAAGCCGGTTCCTGGATCTGCTCTGCTATCCCTGCTCGTCCGAAGGCGCAGTCTCCTCCTCAGGCTGCGCTTCCTCAACGGCCGCGGGGGCACTCTCAGGTGCCTTCTGCTTCGCGCCGAGGAACGTGTCCAGGATCCCTTCCTTCTTCAGCAGTGCTCTCGCTGTATCTGACGGCTGCGCTCCCCTGCCCAGCCACATCGCAGCCTTCTCGCCGTCAACTTTCAGCGTCACAGGTTCTGTCATCGGATCATAGTACCCTATGACCTCGATGAACCTGCCGTTTCGCGCCGTTCGGCTGTCGGCTACGACCAATCTGTAGAACGGCCGCCCCTTGGCGCCCATCCTTCTCAGACGTATCTTTACTGACAAGACTATCCTCCTTTGGACTCGTACCTAATCGTTTCTGCCTGCGTCCCCGCTGTTCCTGCAGGGCCCTGCGCATCCTGACAGGGCCGAGGACGCCTCCCCTACGAGAAGAACGGGATGTTCGGACGCTTCCGGCGGCCTCCCTGCTCCATCTCCGCCAGCTCGCGGATCATCTTCTTCGTCTGGCTGAACTGGTTCATGAGTTGGTTGACATCCTGTACACTCGCACCGCTTCCGTTGGCGACTCTCCGCCTGCGGCTCCCGTTCAGCATCTCCGGGTGATGGCGCTCTTCCCTGGTCATTGATCGAATGATCGCCTCTACCTTACCGAGCCTGCTCTCATCAATCTCGGCACCCTGAAGCCCTCGGGCGTTGAGACCGGGGATCATCCCCAGAATCTGGTCGAGCGGACCCATCTTGCGCATCTGCTGCAACTGCTCGAGGTAGTCCTCGAGATCAAACTTGTTCTCCCTGAACTTCCTCTCGAGTTCCTCGACCTTCTCGGCGTCCACGGCGGCCTCGGCCTTCTCGATCAGGCTGAGCACGTCGCCCATTCCGAGAATCCGGGACGCCATGCGCTCCGGATGGAAAGGCTCGAGGGCATCGAGTTTCTCACCCACGCCGGCGAACTTTATCGGCTTGCCGGTGACCGCCTTGATCGAGAGCGCCGCCCCGCCGCGCGCGTCACCGTCCAGCTTGGTGACAACGAATCCGTCCACCTCGAGCGCCCGGTTGAACTGCTCCGCGACGTTGACTGCATCCTGGCCGGTCATTGCGTCCACGACCAGCAGGGTCTCGGTCGGCGGGACCGCAGATCTGATCCGCCCGAGTTCCGACATCAGGTCGTCGTCTACGTGAAGACGCCCGGCGGTGTCGAGTATGATCACGTCCCGGCCGTCTGAAGCCGCGGCGCCGGCGGCGGCCTGTGCTATGTCTACGGGATCCTGCTTGTCCCCAAGCGTGAAAACCGGTATGCCGATCTGCTCGCCGAGCACCTGAAGCTGCTTGATCGCCGCCGGACGATAGACGTCGAGCGCGACCAGCAGGGGCTTCCGGCCCTGCTTCCGCATCAGATTGGCAAACTTCGCACAGGTGGTCGTCTTGCCCGCGCCGTGAAGTCCTGCCATCATGATGATCGTCGGCGGCTTCTCCGCGATCTTCAGTGCGGTATCCCCGCCGCCGAGCAGCTCGGTCATCTCTTCGTTGACGATCTTGACGACGTGCTGGGCCGGCGAAAGGCTCGCGAAGACCTCCTGCCCGACCGCGCGCTCGCGCACGCGGGAGACGAAATCCTTCACGACCCGGAAGTTGACGTCGGCCTCGAGCAGGGCGAGGCGAACCTCGCGGAGGGCTTCATTGACATCCTGCTCCGAGAGCGCGCCCTTCCCTCTCAGCTTCTTGAATACGCTCTGTAGTTTCTCGCTAAGACTTTCAAACATCGAAACCTGCGCGATTATCTGGAATCGCAAATCGTAGTATACCCAACCCGACGCGGTTTTGTCAAACTCCGCGCTATCCTACAAGCGACGCGGCGAAGTCGGCGGAGTCAAAGTCCTCAAGGTCATCCAGCGTCTCGCCGGTTCCGACCAGCTTGATCGGAATGCCGAGCTCGTCGTTGAGCGTGACGACGATGCCGCCTTTCGCGGTGCCGTCGAGCTTCGCCAGCACGATGCCGGTCACACCGACAGCCGCCGCGAACTCCCTGGCCTGGCTGATCGCATTCTGGCCGGTGGTCGCATCAAGAACGAGTAGGACTTCGTCGGCCTTGCGTCCGACCTCGCGCTCTATGACACGGCCGATCTTCCTCAACTCCTCCATGAGGTTGCTTCTGGTGTGCAGGCGGCCCGCGGTATCCGCAATCACTAGGTCCGCTCGCCGGGACCTGGCTGCCTGGATCGCATCGTAGACCACCGCCGCCGGATCGGCCCCTTCTCGCTGCCTGATGAGGTCCACCCCCACGCGGTTCGCCCATATTTCGAGTTGGTCAATCGCGGCGGCACGGAACGTATCCGCCGCCGCGAGGATGACCCTCTTGCCCTCCCGCTTGAACCTGTGGGCCAGCTTGGCGATCGAGGTCGTCTTTCCTACACCATTCACACCTACGACAAGGTAGACCGTCGGAGGCTCGACTGAGAACTGGAGGCCGACGTCCGGCCCGGACATCGCCTGCGCGATCTCGTCCCTCAGTCGTTCCCGAATCTGCTCGGCCTCTGACATCCGATCCTCGCGCGATACGCGGCGCAGGTCTTCCACGATTCGCACGACCGTGTTGACGTTGAGGTCGGCCTGTACGAGGGCCTCTTCCAGTTCCTCAAAGAGCTGCTCGTCCACGGGCCGCCTGCCCGAGAGCAGGTCGTCCACCTTCCTGAATAGATTCCTGAGTAGTCTCACCGCGAACTGCTTTCCGCGAGCACCGCCCTGCATTTGGTACGGACAACAAAAACCCCCGTCCGCCTTCGCTCATGGTCCGGCGGACCGGGGTGACTCTGAAGGGATTGTAGCAGAATCGGCGTCATTCGTCAAGGCACGGGACAGCTATCTCATCCCTCGCGCTTGACACGGTCCCAGACGGCGTCCATCTCCGCGATGCTCATATCCTCGATCCGACGGCCCGCGTCGCGCGCGGCCCGCTCCATCCGGCGGAACCTGTCCGAGAACCGCTCGACCATCACGCGGAGGGCGTCCTCGGGGTCAACGCCTTTCCAGCGCGCAACGTTGACCACGGTGAACAGCAGGTCCCCTATCTCCTCGAGTATTCGCCCGCGATCACCGGCGGCCAGCTCCGCCTTCAGCTCGCCCGTCTCCTCCTCCATCTTTGCCACGACGGCATCGAGGTCGGGCCACTCAAAACCTGCCTTTGCGGCCTTCTTGGATATCTCCATCGCGCGGGCGAGGGCGGGCATCGCCTTCGGCACGCCGTCGAGTATCGAGGTGCGGTTCTCGTTGCCCTTTTCAGCGCGCTTGATCTCCTCCCAGTTGTGGAGGACTTCGTCCGATCCGGCGACCTCGGCCTCGCCGAAGACGTGAGGATGCCTTCGAATCAGCTTTTCGTTGATGCTCCGGAGCGAGTCCCCAATATCGAACTCGCCGCGCTCGGCTGAGAACCTGGCGTGGAACACGGCCTGCATCATCAGGTCGCCGAGTTCAGACCGCAGTTCGTCCGGGTCGCGGTTGTCAATGGCCTCCAGGACTTCGTAGGTCTCCTCGAGGAGGTTGGGCTTGATTGACTCGGAGGTCTGCTCGCGGTCCCACGGGCAGCCGTCCGGGCCTCTCAGCCGGGCGATGATCTCAACGAGCTTCTCGAACTCCGTGCCGGGTCGGTTCATAGCGCGTGGTCCTGGGTTCCGGATTTCGGATGCCGCGCAGGCGGCACGAAGACACTGCTCAGGTGGTCGAACTCCCCGCGGTCGAGTTCATAAAGCGGTCGGTGGAGCACCTGCGAGAAGAGAGTGCCCGCGCCGGTCACGACGGCAATCTCAAAGTCATCGGGGTAAATCTCCATCAGCGCGAGTTTGACCTCGGAAGCGATCAGGCGGTCGTACACCTGGTAGATGATATTCGTCACGCAGGGATCGGGATGCACCGCATCGAGCGACAGCGCGTCGAGTACTTTGATGCCCGAATCGAACCCGACGCCGACTGCTTCGAGGACGGGCTCGATGAAGCTCTCCGAGCCGACAATCCGGACCTCTACGCCGGATTCACTTGCGCGAACCATCAGGATTCCGACGGAGCGCTCTCCCGCGAGAGGGTGACCCGGCACGGCGTAGACGACGTCGTCGCACCGTGCAGCCTCCTCCAGCAGGCGATCGGCGATCCCGGCGTAGACAGCGTCGAAGCTCACCGCCTCATCGTACAGGCGGTCGAACGATATGAGTCTGGCGCCGTGAGACTCCAACTCCTCGACGACGGGGTGCCTGCGGGTACGCACAAAAACAGTGGGCGCGGAAAGTATCATCTCCCACGCACCCACTGATATATGCTCGCGATTCGAGGGGCCGAGGCCCACGATGGTTATCACCGCGCAGGCCTCGGCGCCGCTGTCTGCATGCTGTCCACGGAGCCGCCCGCTATTTCGGCTGCTGCTTGGTCTCTTGCTTCTGACCGCCGGGGATTCCGGGGCCGCCTTCCTTCGGGAGCAACTGGTCGCGATATCGGTCAATCATGATCTTGACGTCGGCGGTCTCCCGGAACTTGTTGAGTTCGGCGTCCACGTTCCACTTCTGGCCGCCCTTCTCCCTCATCATTCCGTCCCAGAGAAGGAACTTTACCTCTTCGAACTTCTGAACCTTCTTGGGGTTCTGGCGGATCACCTTAAAGATGACGAAGCCTGTCTGATCGGCGATCGGTTCGGTGTACGCGCCCTTCTTGGTCGCAAGCACCTTCTTCCAGACCGCTTCGGGGAGGCCCTGATCGTTCACGTAGACCGGGCGACCGAGACGCCCGCCCCGATCCTTGGAGTTCGGATCGGATGAGAGCTGCTTGGCGACCGTGGCGAAGTCAACATTCTGCTTCAGGAGGTTCATGGCCTTGTCGGCCGTCGCCTTGTTCTCGCAGAAGATGGCCGCCACCTCGGCGTTCTCCGGGATGGTAAACTGCTTGTCCTTGTTCGCCTCGTAGTACTTCTTGACTTCCTCGTCGGTCACCTTGATGCCGCGGGTCATCAGATTGAAGTGAGCCTGCAGGATGCGCACCAGATCCTTGGCCTGATCCTTGGTGAGACCCGATTCCTTCATCTTGGCCATGAACTGCGGCTGCTTCTCCATCTGCTTGTAGCGCTCGTCCACCTGCGCATTGGTCGGCGGGACCTTCTCTTTCTCCGCGAGCCTGATCAGCAGTTCCTCGTTTATGAGGTCGCGAAGGACGACAACTCCTGCCTCCACCTGCATCGGGGGGTTGCCCATCGGCATCCTTTCGAGCCTGTCGTAGTATTCCTGACGGCTGATCTTCCGGCCGTTGACTTTGGCCACGCTCGACTTGCCGCATCCGGCCAGGAAGGAAGCGGCCACCAGCGCCGCCATGGCCATCAGAACGGTCTTGCTGACTGCCTTACTCATATTGCTATGCTCTCCTCTCGATATTGGGACGATCCGGAAACTAGTGAAACAGCGCCACATCGTGCGTGAGGTACCCGCGCAGCCTGAGCACTGCCTGTGTATGCAACTGATAGACCCTCGATTCGGAAACCGTCAGGACCCTGCCTATCTCTTTGAAGGTCAGGCCCTCATAGTAGTAGAGGGCGATTATGAGGCGCTCCCGTTCCGGCAGGCGGTCAATCGCGTTGCCGAGTATGCGCCGCATCTCGTGGCCTTCGATTTCGGTGGCGGGACTCGCCGACTCGTCGTTGATGATGTCGGCGAGATGGACATGCTCTGTTCCGTCGGAACCGATGATCACGTCATCGAGCGACATGAGCGTGGCCCGACCCGTATCGGCCAGGAGGGAATGAAGATCATCGAGGTCTATTTCCAGAGCCTCGGCGACCTCTTCCTCAGTGGCCGGCCTCCCCTTCTCCATCTCCAGCCGCAGATATGTCCGCTCCAGGTTCTTGACCCGCTCGCGCACCGACCGGGGCACCCAGTCTTCTTCGCGGAGC
This window of the Armatimonadota bacterium genome carries:
- a CDS encoding FliA/WhiG family RNA polymerase sigma factor, coding for MRNKTDNSILADTQLLWTRYKGQGDQKARDALINQYAYLVKITAGRVVTSLPPNMDRDDLVGAGVVGLIKAVDQFDVSRQVKFETYAIALIRGAILEMLREEDWVPRSVRERVKNLERTYLRLEMEKGRPATEEEVAEALEIDLDDLHSLLADTGRATLMSLDDVIIGSDGTEHVHLADIINDESASPATEIEGHEMRRILGNAIDRLPERERLIIALYYYEGLTFKEIGRVLTVSESRVYQLHTQAVLRLRGYLTHDVALFH
- the ffh gene encoding signal recognition particle protein, translated to MFESLSEKLQSVFKKLRGKGALSEQDVNEALREVRLALLEADVNFRVVKDFVSRVRERAVGQEVFASLSPAQHVVKIVNEEMTELLGGGDTALKIAEKPPTIIMMAGLHGAGKTTTCAKFANLMRKQGRKPLLVALDVYRPAAIKQLQVLGEQIGIPVFTLGDKQDPVDIAQAAAGAAASDGRDVIILDTAGRLHVDDDLMSELGRIRSAVPPTETLLVVDAMTGQDAVNVAEQFNRALEVDGFVVTKLDGDARGGAALSIKAVTGKPIKFAGVGEKLDALEPFHPERMASRILGMGDVLSLIEKAEAAVDAEKVEELERKFRENKFDLEDYLEQLQQMRKMGPLDQILGMIPGLNARGLQGAEIDESRLGKVEAIIRSMTREERHHPEMLNGSRRRRVANGSGASVQDVNQLMNQFSQTKKMIRELAEMEQGGRRKRPNIPFFS
- a CDS encoding peptidyl-prolyl cis-trans isomerase; amino-acid sequence: MSKAVSKTVLMAMAALVAASFLAGCGKSSVAKVNGRKISRQEYYDRLERMPMGNPPMQVEAGVVVLRDLINEELLIRLAEKEKVPPTNAQVDERYKQMEKQPQFMAKMKESGLTKDQAKDLVRILQAHFNLMTRGIKVTDEEVKKYYEANKDKQFTIPENAEVAAIFCENKATADKAMNLLKQNVDFATVAKQLSSDPNSKDRGGRLGRPVYVNDQGLPEAVWKKVLATKKGAYTEPIADQTGFVIFKVIRQNPKKVQKFEEVKFLLWDGMMREKGGQKWNVDAELNKFRETADVKIMIDRYRDQLLPKEGGPGIPGGQKQETKQQPK
- a CDS encoding KH domain-containing protein, whose translation is MIEYLVKALVDDPDQVNISEIEGPESTTFEIRVASEDLGKVIGKQGKIANALRTVAKAAAMRNKRRVYLEIIP
- the rpsP gene encoding 30S ribosomal protein S16 translates to MSVKIRLRRMGAKGRPFYRLVVADSRTARNGRFIEVIGYYDPMTEPVTLKVDGEKAAMWLGRGAQPSDTARALLKKEGILDTFLGAKQKAPESAPAAVEEAQPEEETAPSDEQG
- the ftsY gene encoding signal recognition particle-docking protein FtsY encodes the protein MQGGARGKQFAVRLLRNLFRKVDDLLSGRRPVDEQLFEELEEALVQADLNVNTVVRIVEDLRRVSREDRMSEAEQIRERLRDEIAQAMSGPDVGLQFSVEPPTVYLVVGVNGVGKTTSIAKLAHRFKREGKRVILAAADTFRAAAIDQLEIWANRVGVDLIRQREGADPAAVVYDAIQAARSRRADLVIADTAGRLHTRSNLMEELRKIGRVIEREVGRKADEVLLVLDATTGQNAISQAREFAAAVGVTGIVLAKLDGTAKGGIVVTLNDELGIPIKLVGTGETLDDLEDFDSADFAASLVG
- the rplS gene encoding 50S ribosomal protein L19, which codes for MTTIIQEIEKEQLKAEKPDFNIGDTVKVHVRVVEGGKERIQVFEGIVIAKRHDAVRESFTARKISHGIGVERTFLVNSPKVARIEVARRGAVRRAKLFYLRDKVGKATRIKEADKPRK
- the trmD gene encoding tRNA (guanosine(37)-N1)-methyltransferase TrmD, yielding MRIDVLTIFPEVVHGGVDYSIVKRARDKGLLSVFVHDLRDYTTDKHRTTDEPPYGGGAGMVMKPEPIFAAAEHVKNEYWTEQSKIILTSPQGEVFTQARAAELSQCPHLVFICGHYEGVDERVREHLVAEELSIGDYVLTGGELPALVILDAVIRLMPGVLGDEQSALEESFSEGLLEYPQYTRPADFRGWTIPEVLLSGHHAEIAKWRRRESLRRTLARRPDLLAEATLSESDRRLLSELQESDNSEERE
- the lepB gene encoding signal peptidase I, with translation MPIEYVLAIIGVLFVIRLVLRRYRSPAARSAAEFAESALLAVALVFLLIRPFIVQAFFIPSGSMEPTLRERDHILVNKFVYRFTEPKRGDIVVFKCPPTAGPVEVDYIKRLIGRPGDVIEVKEGVAYRNGKPLDEPYLLEPNDIRYDMPPKRVEKGTFFVMGDNRNNSNDSHEWGLLDRNRVLGKAIVTFWPIPRARLLR
- the rimM gene encoding 16S rRNA processing protein RimM, translated to MSADTWDVVIGKITSPFGLKGEVKVFPLTDFPERFSELAQAYLGTESDGRMWVIESVRFHKGLVLIKFEGVDDITAADGLRGMEIRIRRGDLVPLEEGRYYIHDIVGLGVLTTDGEDLGKVEQVLTGSANDVYVTPRAMIPAVREFVVSVDLSKKQIVVKAVEGLVQE
- the mazG gene encoding nucleoside triphosphate pyrophosphohydrolase; translated protein: MNRPGTEFEKLVEIIARLRGPDGCPWDREQTSESIKPNLLEETYEVLEAIDNRDPDELRSELGDLMMQAVFHARFSAERGEFDIGDSLRSINEKLIRRHPHVFGEAEVAGSDEVLHNWEEIKRAEKGNENRTSILDGVPKAMPALARAMEISKKAAKAGFEWPDLDAVVAKMEEETGELKAELAAGDRGRILEEIGDLLFTVVNVARWKGVDPEDALRVMVERFSDRFRRMERAARDAGRRIEDMSIAEMDAVWDRVKREG